A single genomic interval of Natronoarchaeum philippinense harbors:
- a CDS encoding O-methyltransferase, translated as MTDILPDESARFVRAVGPQPDEVLDEMDEYARVNGFPHVGPEVGGWLAMLARLTDARRVFEFGSGYGYSAYWFARELPADGEVVLTEYDADELEMAREYMDRGGVDDLAVYEEGDALEAIERHDGPFDVVLVDLRKDQYPDAFDAVREKVAPGGVIVADNAMTAGPIQFEKLLELEEGGDPDGVNEHTRGIASYLDAVRAAPEFETSVMPIGEGISVSHKERR; from the coding sequence ATGACCGACATCCTGCCAGACGAGAGCGCCCGGTTCGTCCGCGCCGTCGGCCCCCAGCCCGACGAGGTTCTCGACGAGATGGACGAGTACGCCCGCGTAAACGGCTTTCCCCACGTCGGTCCGGAAGTCGGCGGCTGGCTGGCGATGCTCGCACGACTGACCGACGCCCGCCGGGTCTTCGAGTTCGGGTCAGGTTACGGCTACTCGGCGTACTGGTTCGCCCGCGAACTGCCCGCCGACGGCGAAGTCGTGTTGACCGAGTACGACGCCGACGAGTTGGAAATGGCCCGCGAGTACATGGATCGCGGCGGCGTCGACGATCTGGCCGTCTACGAGGAGGGCGACGCGCTGGAGGCGATCGAACGCCACGACGGTCCTTTCGATGTCGTGCTGGTCGACCTCCGGAAGGACCAGTACCCCGACGCGTTCGACGCCGTCCGCGAGAAAGTCGCACCCGGCGGCGTGATCGTCGCCGACAACGCGATGACAGCCGGACCGATCCAGTTCGAGAAACTGCTGGAACTCGAAGAGGGCGGCGACCCCGACGGCGTCAACGAACACACCCGCGGCATCGCCTCGTATCTCGACGCCGTTCGCGCCGCGCCGGAGTTCGAGACCTCGGTGATGCCGATCGGCGAGGGCATCTCGGTGAGCCACAAGGAGCGTCGGTGA
- a CDS encoding ABC transporter ATP-binding protein gives MPPAIETTDLVKEYGDLRALDGLSLRVEEGEFFGLLGPNGAGKTTFINILVGLARKSGGEARVFGHDVVEDYQQARDAIGLAPQEFNVDRFFPIIEVLEHKAGYHGVPPEEATERAERALERVGILHKRDERFDWLSGGMKRRFLLARALVTDPDLLILDEPTAGVDVQLRHDLWDVVRQLNDEGTTILLTTHYIEEAERLCDRVAILNEGSKLDVSTPEELMGRGTDTIYVRVREEQAAAEPERVAAAATAGGDGGQRTEADAGAIDADGTAANVPAGDRLTAIDGVQSATVEDGRLAVRARNGGATAPDVLNALEAEGYEIADLEISRTSLEEIFVEMTNRERGDR, from the coding sequence ATGCCGCCTGCGATAGAGACGACTGATCTTGTCAAGGAGTACGGCGACCTCCGAGCGCTGGACGGACTGTCGCTGCGCGTCGAGGAGGGGGAGTTCTTCGGCTTGCTCGGCCCGAACGGGGCGGGCAAAACTACCTTTATCAACATCCTTGTCGGGCTGGCGCGCAAGTCCGGCGGCGAGGCCCGAGTGTTCGGCCACGACGTGGTCGAGGACTACCAGCAGGCCCGGGACGCCATCGGGCTGGCGCCACAGGAGTTCAACGTCGATCGCTTCTTCCCCATCATCGAGGTTTTAGAGCACAAGGCCGGCTACCACGGCGTTCCGCCCGAGGAAGCCACCGAACGCGCCGAGCGCGCGCTGGAGCGCGTCGGCATCCTCCACAAGCGCGACGAGCGCTTCGACTGGCTCTCCGGCGGGATGAAACGCCGCTTCCTGCTGGCCCGTGCGCTTGTGACCGATCCGGACCTGCTGATCCTCGACGAACCGACCGCAGGCGTCGACGTGCAGTTGCGCCACGACCTGTGGGACGTGGTGCGTCAACTCAACGACGAGGGGACGACGATCCTGCTGACGACCCACTACATCGAGGAGGCCGAACGGCTCTGTGACCGCGTTGCGATCCTCAACGAGGGCTCGAAACTCGACGTGTCGACGCCAGAGGAGCTGATGGGCCGCGGTACCGACACGATCTACGTCCGAGTCCGCGAGGAACAAGCGGCCGCGGAACCCGAACGCGTCGCCGCGGCGGCGACTGCCGGCGGCGACGGCGGCCAGCGGACCGAGGCCGACGCCGGAGCGATCGACGCCGACGGGACCGCGGCGAACGTGCCAGCCGGGGACCGGCTGACGGCGATCGACGGCGTCCAGTCGGCGACCGTCGAGGACGGCCGGCTGGCTGTGCGGGCGCGAAACGGCGGCGCCACCGCGCCGGACGTGCTCAACGCGCTCGAAGCCGAGGGCTACGAGATCGCCGATCTGGAGATTTCGCGCACGTCCCTAGAGGAGATTTTCGTCGAGATGACCAACCGCGAGCGAGGTGACCGCTGA
- a CDS encoding ABC transporter permease has translation MSLGLPTGSKALLKREIQRYLRRYTNTFAPPLITNVLYFSVFGVVLGGRIDQIQGFDYIVFLLPGLVVLGMISNAFENSSFSIFHGRWNEYIHETLTSPLSYSQMVGAYVVASALRGVLVGVLISAIGVAFTVLNGQVSTVTIAQPFYLAAFGLIVPTLFAGFGVIGGLLAEDFDHLTVMNQFILRPLVFFGAVFYSLETLPGVWRDLSLLNPMVYMVDGVRYGFLGYSDVDPRFSLVVLSGLTLAVLFVDVQLFKRGYGLTD, from the coding sequence ATGAGCCTCGGACTGCCCACTGGCTCGAAAGCGCTGCTCAAGCGGGAGATCCAGCGCTATCTCCGCCGGTACACCAACACGTTCGCGCCGCCGCTGATCACGAACGTGCTGTACTTCTCGGTGTTCGGCGTCGTGCTCGGCGGCCGGATCGATCAGATTCAGGGCTTCGACTACATCGTCTTTCTCCTGCCCGGCCTCGTCGTGCTGGGGATGATCTCGAACGCCTTCGAGAACTCCTCCTTTTCGATCTTCCACGGGAGATGGAACGAGTACATTCACGAGACGCTGACCTCGCCGCTGTCCTATAGCCAGATGGTCGGCGCGTACGTCGTCGCCAGCGCGCTGCGGGGCGTCCTCGTGGGCGTTCTGATCTCCGCGATCGGCGTCGCCTTCACCGTGCTCAACGGGCAGGTGTCGACCGTCACGATCGCCCAGCCGTTCTATCTGGCGGCGTTCGGGCTGATCGTCCCGACGCTGTTCGCCGGCTTCGGCGTGATCGGCGGGCTGCTCGCCGAGGACTTCGATCACCTCACGGTGATGAACCAGTTCATCCTCCGCCCGCTGGTGTTTTTCGGCGCGGTGTTTTACTCGCTGGAGACGCTGCCGGGCGTCTGGCGCGACCTGTCGCTGCTGAATCCGATGGTGTACATGGTCGACGGCGTGCGCTACGGGTTCCTCGGGTACTCCGACGTAGACCCGCGCTTCTCGCTGGTCGTACTCTCGGGGCTGACGCTCGCGGTGCTGTTCGTCGACGTACAGTTGTTCAAGCGCGGCTACGGCTTGACCGACTGA